The Aedes aegypti strain LVP_AGWG chromosome 3, AaegL5.0 Primary Assembly, whole genome shotgun sequence genome contains a region encoding:
- the LOC5574795 gene encoding uncharacterized protein LOC5574795 isoform X4, translating into MNCCVIPGCGNKFQLYRVPNSGNNRFRQWKKVAPVFGTGSERICSHHFIETDFVENIRKKLKSTAIPSINLPAERLKASNKIGCCVLGCRSKDIKNMEKFPSMTSKAWLKWANILGCAEANTAGWKICQKHFKDDAFTTGT; encoded by the exons ATG AACTGCTGTGTAATCCCGGGATGCGGGAACAAGTTCCAGCTGTACCGGGTGCCCAACTCCGGAAATAATCGCTTCCGGCAATGGAAGAAGGTCGCGCCTGTTTTTGGAACTGGATCCGAGCGGATTTGCTCTCACCATTTCATCGAAACGGACTTCGTGGAAA ATATCCGGAAGAAGCTGAAGAGCACTGCAATCCCCTCCATCAACTTGCCGGCGGAAAGGTTGAAAGCATCAAACAAAATAGGCTGCTGCGTTTTGGGATGCCGCTCCAAAGACATCAAGAATATGGAAAAGTTTCCCTCCATGACATCGAAAGCTTGGCTGAAATGGGCAAACATACTGGGCTGTGCGGAGGCTAATACAGCGGGGTGGAAAATCTGCCAGAAGCACTTCAAGGACGATGCATTTACAACAG
- the LOC110679484 gene encoding uncharacterized protein LOC110679484, producing the protein MNCCVIPGCGNKFQLYRVPNSGNNRFRQWKKVAPVFGTGSERICSHHFIETDFVENIRKKLKSTAIPSINLPAERLKASNKIGCCVLGCRSKDIKNMEKFPSMTSKAWLKWANILGCAEANTAGWKICQKHFKDDAFTTGRSN; encoded by the exons ATG AACTGCTGTGTAATCCCGGGATGCGGGAACAAGTTCCAGCTGTACCGGGTGCCCAACTCCGGAAATAATCGCTTCCGGCAATGGAAGAAGGTCGCGCCTGTTTTTGGAACTGGATCCGAGCGGATTTGCTCTCACCATTTCATCGAAACGGACTTCGTGGAAA ATATCCGGAAGAAGCTGAAGAGCACTGCAATCCCCTCCATCAACTTGCCGGCGGAAAGGTTGAAAGCATCAAACAAAATAGGCTGCTGCGTTTTGGGATGCCGCTCCAAAGACATCAAGAATATGGAAAAGTTTCCCTCCATGACATCGAAAGCTTGGCTGAAATGGGCAAACATACTGGGCTGTGCGGAGGCTAATACAGCGGGGTGGAAAATCTGCCAGAAGCACTTCAAGGACGATGCATTTACAACAGGTAGGTCAAATTAA